A segment of the Oceanivirga salmonicida genome:
GAAAACTTAAAATATCAGGAGTTTCAGGAGTTAAACGAGAATTAATACTAATATGTATGGGATATAACTTTAAAATACATATGTATAAAAAGAAACATAATAAAATTGGAAATATTTTACATGATTTAAAAACAGCTTAACAAGAAAAAATGTATTATGCTATTTTTTTGTCGACCAAAAATAAATGAAAATATATAATTAAGAATTTGATGAGTAAATTCATCGTTTTTTTTTTCTAAAAAAAAAAAGAGAGTTGCAATAAGCAGTTTAAAAACTACCTATTTGCAACAGCCCCTTAATCATATTAAAATTATATGATAAAGTATATTAAAAATCAAATAAATTATTAAAAATGTTGCATTTCAAACTTTATTCTACAAAATTTTTTCAATGATATTGACAAAAATACAAATCATCTTATAATATACTAATCATAATTTTAGATATTAGTAATTGTTATGTAAAAAATTAAAAATAATAAAATATTAATATAAGAGAATATTAGAATCATAGTGGTTAAGAATAGGGAGGAAAAGTGAAAAAAGAAGATTTGTGTACTACACTTTGTATTTCTTTTGGAATGGTTATAGGAGCTATTTTAGGTTATATAGCTTATGTTAAACATTGGATATCATAATTAAAAGGAGTATTTTATGGAAATAAAAAGCAAAATAGGACTTGGTTTTGAAGAATTAAGTCAAGAAGAAATGGACTTTATAACAGGAGCAAAAGGAGCTGCACAGCCTTATGCAACTCCAACTACTTTTACTCTTATAACACCAAGTTCGGCTGCTTGTGTAAGTGGTAGTTTATCAGCTTTATCGGGACTTGTTTCTTATACGAAGAGCTGTATTTAATTATTTTTAGGAGGATATGTCATGGATTCGAAAAAATTAATAGGTAATAGTTTTGAAGAATTAAGTAAAGAATAAATGGACTTTGTAACAGGAGCAAAAGGAACTGTACAACCATATGCTTCTCCAACTATTAGTTCTATATATTGTGTTGCAACAATTAAGGCTATTAGTGGTGCTGCTGGCAGTTTTGTTGTAAGTTATATTGCATCTGCATGGGCAAAATGTAGAGATTAAATAACAATTTAAATTCATAAACCATTAAATTAGTATTTTATAGTTATAGGTTTGTCTTAGCTGCTATGATTTTAATATTTTCTTATATATATTAGTATTAGGAGGAAAATTCAATGAAAAAAAATTTTGTAAATGCTCTTAATTTAAAAGAGAGATGTTTTGCTATTAAAAAAGCAATAAAAGAAGGGATTATATCCGAAGATTTAGATATTAACTCTTTAAATAGTTGGAGAAATCGGAAAAGTTCGTTATCTTTAAAACAATTTAATGAATTGTTAGATTTATTTATAAGGAAATTATAA
Coding sequences within it:
- a CDS encoding lichenicidin A2 family type 2 lantibiotic, with amino-acid sequence MEIKSKIGLGFEELSQEEMDFITGAKGAAQPYATPTTFTLITPSSAACVSGSLSALSGLVSYTKSCI
- a CDS encoding type 2 lantibiotic; this encodes MDFVTGAKGTVQPYASPTISSIYCVATIKAISGAAGSFVVSYIASAWAKCRD